DNA sequence from the Phoenix dactylifera cultivar Barhee BC4 chromosome 13, palm_55x_up_171113_PBpolish2nd_filt_p, whole genome shotgun sequence genome:
TGCTACCTGCCTACAAACAAATCAGTACCATGAAATTTTGAGATGCCCAAAGAAGATAGAACCTCTGACCACCCTAGAGGTTTCATTTTTTAAATTGTGCTATGATACCCAGTTGCTAAAGATAATTTAGAATACACTGTGctgctttttttattttaaatttattacagCTTATCTAAGCATCCAAAGCAAGCGAGTGCGATAAAACGAAGTGCATCGTATCAATCTTAACAGACTTCATGCCCCTCCTCCATGCCATGCTTTCCCCTACGATTCTACTAAACTCAGACTAAGAAGGAACCACCTACCACAGATCCCTTGTCATGGGTGGCAACGCTGCTGAATTCCAGCCTACTTAACCAACCCATCCTTTACCACATCTACTGCCATCATTCAGCCTGAAGCAACAGTAGTCATTCACTTGAGATTCACTCACAACTCCAATTTATCACCTTaagttttctttaatttttagttttagtCAGAAGCTACGCCTAACATAGAGCATGACAGCCCAAGAAGCAACAATCAccaaatacaaagaaaaagacgACGTTTCCATCACAAAAGAAATTAATGTAGCCCAGCTGCAGCGCGCATGTAATCCAACCATATCTcacgaaaaagagagagaaaaaaaaaagaaataatgaagATGACCTCACTATATCCCACAGGTAGCTACAACCATATTTCACAAAAAaaatgtatgaacttttggaaTAAAAGAGAGAGTATTTAATATTAAAGCAACTCGGATAAAGAGTATTCGATTCCTCAAGCAAGGACAATCAAAAAGGCAAAAAATTCCTCGAGCAAGGAAACAGAGTTTCCCTATACATCTCTAATTACACAACTAGTCAGCAGGTTTTTTTTAGGGAAAAAAAAGGGGCAACCCTGCACTGCTTCAACAACAGATCATATCCACAGAAGCGGGATCTTAATATATTAAGGaatcgtttggttcgcggacaGAGAAGGAGAAAATAtggttgaaaataaaaaaatgacttATGTTTGGCTAGAattttcaaaaaacaaaaatagaaaaatagcttttacatagaaataaaatttctacattttacaaaaaaaattataaaatttctgcatttcatgaaaaaagatccatatgagatatgagaaAGACTTTCTCATAAGTTGAAAATCAAGATATCCTTAACTTTGAGACAGAATAAagtaagatttttttctttattaagaacataataaatattttatataatttttttataaaaaaaatgttcaaatataagctattttgcaATATATCACTCTACCATAATcaactaaatatataaaaactatttttacAAGTGTCATATATCCAGACGTCCACtctccagaaaaaaaaaaatattctagcgAGAAGAAACCCAGGAGTACAACTATAGACGGCAACCAAGAAGGGAActgtacaaaagaaaggaagaagggagaaaCAGGGAGATAAGGTTTCAAAAATTATCACCTCATCCCCCAGCTGCGACCAGAGCCTTGTCCTCAGAATCTTGGATGACTCTCGGAGTTGAAGACACCGGAAGTATTGCGCCGAGAACAGGAACTGGCTTTCTTATGAAATTGAAAGAGAGATCCTTGTTTGCAGCCAAAGCCATGAGCTCTGATTCCTCCAGCCCCTTTGTTGGGCCCAGGCTGCATCTCTCAGTGGTGTGTTTGGCCAATGCATCTTTAAATTTCTTAATCTGCAATATATGGGGAAGAGAATAATCAAAAAACCAATCACCAAACTCATCTGAGCAACTCTAAACATAGAAGGATTTAAAgtgaaacaaaagaagaaaagaatcaAATGACTTCATCAGGAACACTAAAAGATACCAAAACATAAACCATATGAACCATCAAACCCTCTTCCCATATTTTCTATAGGCTTTCCTAATAGAAACAAACAAAAGATTACATGGAAAATTAAATAGCTTCAGCCTACAATAACGATTTAAAAGTCAAATGACTAGTTATTAAGGATGTAACTCAATTTTTAAAGAAAcataaaagaacaaaaattaaCAGGCCTGGGCCTCCTGATCACCATTACAGGGAAACAagaggaacaaaaaaaaattaataaaagagtGGAAACTTACAGTTGCATTGGTGCAGCTGAAGCTACAAAGACGACCGTGTGCTCCCCTGTAAAACCTAAAGAAGGGAAGAACGTGGACATTTAAGCTATAACACATGGATTTGTGCTTTTCATAGTTTACTTGGAGGAAGAGAACATCTGGGCTCAGATCTGCAAACTGGCAAATCTGCacataaaatgaaagaaaacaaaTTCTAAGATATCTCAACTTTAAGATCATGGCAATGAAGGAGATAAGCCATGAAAAGTTATATTAAAACAGAGAACAGGATttgttttttagtttttttttttttttttgattcaaaaggatatgtgaaaaaaaaaaggcataccTTTGCATGGAGGGCTTTGCAGCCTCCACAACCAGGGGAGAAGAAATCTACTATGACAAGCTTGTCTCCTGCGTTCAAAAAAGAGTCCACGAGATCCTGGGCTGATTCGATCTCCTTCATGTTGGGCTGGAGCTTCTTCTCCCACCATTTCAAAGCCTTTCCGAAGCAGAGGCTCATCTGTAGTTCCCACAAAAATATCAGTAGAAAACCCCTGAAAAGATCTTCCGAAATCACAAAATTTCTTCCTGGTTGAAGTCATGAACAAATAAGGAAGTAACTCATGAAAACTTGTATAAGAaacctaaaaaaattaaagagattttttttttgaaagaaaaacctACTTCCCTGATGATCCAAAAATCACGTAAAATTGcagtttttttaaataaatctggaaaatccattaaaaatatataaatctttttttaacaaattaataaacagaaaaacaacataaaagatCGGATTTTGAAGCTTCTAGATACCTGTACGGGGGAAGAACTAAACTTCCCCTTCACGGCCTTCCCCCTCCAAGCCCCAGAAATCAATCTCCTCCCATGGAAACAGCTATTCCGAGAAGAAGGCATCAGAGACTCGATCGtccaggaggaagagagaggaaacCCAACAAAAGAAGGGCTCCTCTTCTCCCAAGAAGGGGCCACTGAACGGTGCCCAAACGGCGAGATTACACCGCACTTACTCAAAACCGCCGTCATCAATTCCCAAGATCGAAGCTTTTTCCGAAACAGATCAAAGAAATCGAGAAGCGAAGAGAGATTGATTTGGGAGACGAGGGATTGGGATCCAGAAGAAACTGAGCGGGAGCGAAGGGCAAGGAATAAAGGCGACGAAAACAACCCCGTTCCGTTTCCcaaaaaaggataaaaagtTAAAACGCGTTTCACGCTTCTCCGTTCCGTTTATCTACGTCTTATCTTGAAGCCTGGCCGTCGGGGGGACGCGGTTTTCTAATTGAACGGTGGATGGGGATGAAACGTGGGCTACTAGAGTCGGTGCCACGCTCCGGTCGGTGTGTCGTCGCGTGGGAGAAAAGTGCAATCACTGTTACGTCAGCAATCGGGATAAGATACGGTTGACGGCTATTAGATTAAGGGGAGCGGATAGGATATAATTTGGATTTATTTATGGATAAGGAGTTTGGGATTGTGTGTTTTGTTAAATCCAATAATCACGGGATACCGGACAcgtaaaaaaaaggagaggagagaTTATTTACAGAGACACTAAAAAATTTCaacaaattatatttatttatctattctaggagCAGAGATGAATCATTTATACTTTATTGTGTTGGAgaaatgcgaaaaattctcaattATTAACCTCATCATCTTACATATCAGAGTTGCAAGTAACATATAGTTAAGTAAGAAGCAGCATAAAATTTATTGTCTTATCTATATTTAGCAATTCAaccccaaaattatttttttatgagaaagagtataaagaaaaattagcacaaaaataaaaaaatgttttGGCGATGTTGGTCTTGGATGGTaacttattttttttactaaCGGAACGTTTCAATATATATAAGGCCTGGCTGGCGCTTTTTACTTATGTAAAATTATTTATCTCTATTATATTATTGTAATGAGAGAGGGAATGTTACCGGATTTCCTTTTTAATTAGAATACCTCACGTAGGCAGAGTTTTTAATGGAAAGGGTATAATTAATGATAGCTTGTTATGGGTACATGATTAATGATGGCTTTTAATGGAATCATAATatagtaaaataaaataataaaaaaataaataagtttCAGATGTTATCAGTTCATTTTCAACGAGGAAGATGAAGCTTGCTCCttctataaatatttatttaataaaaaatatagtaATTCATGTATCCTATCGGGTGTGGCCTCATATTCCGAATAACCCCTGAAGTGGATCAATCTACCATGTCGTTGGCCCCAGGGCCAGGCATTCCATCAATCATTgtgacattttcttttttttttttaatttgaattcGGAAGCTGACTTAAAATTGTGCCCAGGTCTGGCTTCAAAGCAACTACGACACCAAAACAATTCCAGCTTGTTGTGAGGGTCCGGTCCATTGACCGGCCCGTACTCTTATTGGGCTTAGGCCGGCCCGAAGAGGTTAGCCCAGCAATTGCACGTGTGCCGCACATGATAAAAAATAGGAGAGAAGGACTCAGTTGGAAGTCTCCTTCCTCTCCATTTTCGGCCGCAATCACAATCAAAAAAAGATAAATCCCAAGCCCAATCGAACGCTGAAAGCTGGGATCCTTGCCTATTTAAGTTTCTCCATCCTTCCCCTTTGAGATCTATCAAGAAAGGATTATTTTGCTCTCGATTTCATGCTTTTTTtacaagattttttttattattattttctaccGAAAAAGGTCGTCGGAGAACTTCGCCGGACTGAGATACGAGCTCTCtatcctctcctctttcttcctttgtgTTTTGGGCTTTGGTCCCCATAGTTTTCAGCCGGCAATCGTCGGAGTCACACTGAAACAAGGCACCCCTGTTTCGGTCTTCGTCCACCGACTTGGTCGACCAGCCGTTGCCGCCAATTGCCCTCTGTTGCCTGCCACCGCCACCTTGTCGGACCGTTGCAGTCACAGCCACCAACCACCCCCTTTCTCTTCCATCttgctaagaaaaaaaaaagaaaataaggaagaagaaaagaagaagaagaggagggagagaaaccacccctctctttctctctctcgtttCCTCTATctactttctctcttttttctctctctagaagatCTAAGAAATCCAAAATCAGGTCCTGTCGACCGGACCAACAAATCCGAATTGACACCTGAAAAGAGGCCTTAAATTGTCCTATGCCCGGATCGCCTACTAGACTGATCACTTGGCCTTATCAATTATACAGAAAACCCACTAATGATAAACTATGTTAAACGACCTTGGccctgatcgagtccatgccctATGATTTATTAATCAAATTGCTTGGACCTAAGCCATTCAGAATCGTCGAACAATTGTCCCTATTTCTTActattttaatttgattaaaaccgttaaacaaaaattgattttgcttttaatatttttatagggTTAACTGAATTGCCTAGTGAAGGTTGACGGTCTCAGGTGAAAGAGGTAAGTAAGCTTTATACTTTTTACTAGTTTTTAAACTTGTAAGTAAATTTTATACTCCTTACTAGTTTTTGAACTTGTAAGCAGTTCTTacatttcttattatttttcagATAATCATGTTTTCcgtatataaaatttatttatggaAATATCAtgcttttttaaaaattatagatTAGCATATATGTTATAAAAATCATGCTTTATTATGAGAAATAGTTTCATAAATGCTTTGATGAATATAGCtttgttatgaaatatgaatctaATTATatcatttagtattttttttatctattgatatttatgttttaagaaaaaaatataagtttTGTAAAGGCTTTGAGATTGCTATGACTGCCTCTAGAAATAGAGGTCAATCGACACTCTAAGGTTAGCATCCAACAAAAACGACCATCTGCCAATGGGTTAAAATTGGTAATGAATATGAACTATGATATCTTGTCGATTACGAAGATAGCCCTGTCATAGGTTATGGTGATCGTAGTACGAATATCTATGAGTCATGTTTTGATCCATAATAGGATTATATGATATGAGAAAcgatttatgaatttatttataatataaactTAGTACTATGTTTGTGAAATATGAATGATTAATATACGCATGGTTTGCTTTATGATTTGTTTTATATACTATATTATGAAATGCTTATTTTGGAaaatctattatttttcttaaatgatggattggtaagaaaaatttatgcttgatcTAGTAAGGTAGTGAAAtgtttacttactgagctgtgtcgctcatatacctttattttttttttctctccagaCGAATAAGGACAATAGCAATGAAGGACGGTCTAGGCTTGGAGTTCACCAAGCACTAACAAGCTTGACGATCTATATAGCAGAGCATAACTTTAATTCTTCAGTGATTATGACATTGTTGTTAATAATTTTCTGAATAGCTTTGGTTTAAATTTAGACGCTTTGAACTAGTATTGGttgcatttaatgaataataaaattagatttattctattaaattTGAGATGGATTTGAAAGCTAAATATAATGTTGGCTTCATGTTATCATAAGTTGTACTCCTTGGTAGCACGGCTATGTCATGCTATTCAGAAACTTAATTCATTACGCTTAAATGTAATGTTGGCGTGACACTTGTACACGTTGTACAATTTTTGAACTTAATTGCAGGATATATAGTTAGGCAATGCATGAATGATACACCTATTATTTCTGAATTAATCGaatattcaaaaaatattttattcacCATCCTGAATTACTTGATAAAATCATTACGCTTAAATGTAATGTTGGCGCGGCACTTTCAAATGCTTGATGTATtaacaaaataattttaattaatttgagTAAAGCAACTTACATTATCTTTTGTTAAGGTACATCAAAACTAATTGTTTTATTATGCTGATCAATTTATGTCTTTATATTAGACAAATGTACGAATTTGTGGCCTAGTCACGGCCAGAGAAAGGCAATTAGCTCAGTTCAGTTTTGGGTTGATCTAACATGCGCGCATAAATAATTGGTttcttttcactttgtttgtgCTTGTCGTAAGTGCAATGGAGATTGAGTCATGTTGAAGCGGATTACCCTAGTCACCCTACTGTAAGAGCATAATCTCCTTTTAAATCGGTAAGTTTCGTTACAATGTTTCTTTTATTCACAAGTGAATGTAGTTACCCAGTTTTTAGTGATGCATCTACAGTGCAGCTCTCCTGTATGGCTACCAATTTTTTGTAGATCAATTCTATCCGGAAcggaaaaaaaaaccctaatgcAGGGGCTCTGTCACTTTGCGGTAGTggaattgaaaaatacatacgaaagatattataatataattatagttcaatatctatatacatacatatatatatatatatatacacacacacacacacatgcacgtgccctctctttctctctctcacgtgcactctcattttctttctctctctctctctctctctcacacaca
Encoded proteins:
- the LOC103709665 gene encoding thioredoxin-like 1-2, chloroplastic, with product MTAVLSKCGVISPFGHRSVAPSWEKRSPSFVGFPLSSSWTIESLMPSSRNSCFHGRRLISGAWRGKAVKGKFSSSPVQMSLCFGKALKWWEKKLQPNMKEIESAQDLVDSFLNAGDKLVIVDFFSPGCGGCKALHAKICQFADLSPDVLFLQVNYEKHKSMCYSLNVHVLPFFRFYRGAHGRLCSFSCTNATIKKFKDALAKHTTERCSLGPTKGLEESELMALAANKDLSFNFIRKPVPVLGAILPVSSTPRVIQDSEDKALVAAGG